In Euwallacea similis isolate ESF13 chromosome 19, ESF131.1, whole genome shotgun sequence, the genomic stretch AGTGGCATAATGACGAAGCCACCCCCAGTATGATTACAATGTCAATCTCAGGTACGCATAATATATTTCAGCCGTGTTTCCCCGGATCTGCAACTGACGACAGGAGATAAAACCGCTGCATTCTCCGCTAAATTATTGGCGCTTATCGCTATTGTTCGCCCCAGCTTTTCAGTTTCGAACCCggactgaaatatttttatttatggccGCTTATTGATTTACCCATCAATTTTTCTTGTCAAGATAACAATACGGTTGTAAGGGATTTGCTATGCAAAATTGAATCCGtctatgttttaaacatttctatgGGAGCTCCGGCTTTTTGTTCGAGCGAATTATCGAGCGATCGTACATTGTCATCAATTATCCGGGCGCCAGTGCGAACTGCGAATTGCAGATCACATAGTTAAAACAccgaaaaattcaatttaacaaGGGGAATAATATAATCCTGTAAATCCCGAGCTCATTAATCAAGAGAAACATCAATTAGACAAATTCTCCCGGTTGGAAAAGTCACAAACGGCCTTCGTGAAAGGAAATTTATCTTTCTGACAGGCAAGGAATTATCTAAGTTTTATATCGCTTAAAAGCCACCGCGGGCAATAAAACAAATCCACAGGcgaactaatttttttgcgaaaaaaaaCACATCGAATTCTATTAAGGAAATGAAAGGGGACGTTTTTCATGGCACTATTTCGACGCCCAGGCGCTTTCTTGAAGGTGATTAATAAGACCCAACCCCGAATGACGGTTTTTAATATCCCCTTTGTTCGTCGCGAAGATGTTTTGTCAACCACTCGGTAATCACCTCTTAAGAATTTGTTTGCTTGCAGCGGCGAATGAAGATGTCACCAAGCGAGTTATTACTCAAGTAATACAGGAAACAAagatataaaaacattttgtttccTCCATAGGGCAATATTTCGGAATGTTAATGTGATTTATAACTCAAGAACAATAGAGACGTTGAGCACCAAAACCACACCGCGGACTATCACCCAAAGCACGAGAGTCTCCTCCACGCTAACAGGATGATGAAATGGTCTAGAAACTGTGATTACATGCGATGTTCTTGCCGCTTGGGCCAACAGAAATACCGCGATCAAGAATAAAGTAGCAACTCACGGTCTAAATATCTACATTGAAAGGTTCGACATGTAGGATTTGACATCGCAGCTGTTAAGAATGTGAAGATACTTCAGGAACGGAGGCCACTAAGATCCTCCTAATATGTACTGGGCGCAGTGATGCAAAGTTACGACAATTTGAAATGTACCTATCTTTATCAATTTGTATTAACTAATTTAGTCTATAAAATTGCCATTTCAATCTCAACTATTGTGAGCTATCACACATATTCTTCTAAGCAGAATCTCAAATAGTGGTACTCGTAGAATCAGTCATGAAGAAAGTAATTAAGCCACCGACCCTCCAATCGATTAAAGCCCACTTTTATGATGACATGAAACTGTCCCCCTTTTTAACTCACATCTtctaaaaaagtaatttagaCACGATTGATTTCCCCCTCAGTGGgtttatacataaataatacgTGAATTTGTCAGCGAATAACAGCATTAGGGCTGATTTAATccaacatttaaattttaatgtaactAAAACCCAATCCTTGTTCCACTTTCCGGTGAATGCGacaattcattttaaaagttttattcgaTAAACTTTGCCATGATTTTCTACCCCTAATGACTGAGAATTCAGTTTGCGTAtacgaaaaaaatcatgttggcaatttattttaatattttccagacCCTCCAGAGATTTCCGTTGAGAACCCTGTAGTGCATTCAGCCGAAGGCCTGGAAGCTCAATTGGTCTGTATAGTGCATGGGGAAAATCAGCCAGAGGTAAGGAATTTATTCGCAACACATAAACTTCATCTATAGTTCATGTAGACTGGATCACAAACAAACAATTAGCGTGTAAATCTGTCGCATGCCGACTCATTTACACGCCCTGTTTATGCGAAcgacattaataataattcacTGGCAGTTACAAAGGGCACAGCACAAAGCCTCCCAATAACTGAAGagatagttttaatttttccctaaTAACATGCGATAATCTTCGTTACTTTGTATTCCGTGCGTTGCTGCCAGCATTAGCGGAAACGTTTTAATAGAAGCCAAGGGAAATAAATCTCTTTTAAGGcctttaattcattaattaaatatacttCTTCGGACCCGGccaaggaaataaatttaacggCCTTAGTTTCGTAGTATTGGCCAGAGTATAGAGTCACGATAAATCAACTTCCCGGGCGGGGCTGGAAAAATCAGCAGGAGCAAACAGGAAACAACCTGGATAAAGTTATCCTATAGTGGAATCCCAAAAAGGATTACTAGCTGACGCGTCGATGCATATCCGAGAATTAGATTTCTGTCATGTGTAAAATATTAACGAGACAGACCAAAATGCAGCCGCAAAGCTGTCTAACGTCTATTTTCGAGAAGGGAAAAGTCGAATGTCCAGACGGGATGGAAAActgttttcataataaaattcaacatCTTGAAGTTTGTTGCAGTCTTCTCTGAGAAAGAAAAATCTATGAGATGACAGTTTTATTtgcgaaatttcaaatattctgTGACGATCACTCACTTCAGCAATTTGCATCGGATAAGGAATCACTTTCCCATGCGAATgtgttatacatttttatcgTCAGCCGTGGCTCGCTGAACAGTTTCTTGCCTTTCGGCCTTTATAGGAAGAAAACATAGCGATTTGAAGAATACAATAACGAAATCCCGGAAGGCtttgtttctatggaaataaaAGGGTCTTTATGCTTCTCTCTATCTCACGCATCTCAACCTGAACTCATAGGAGGTTTGAATAAAGACAGATCTCAATAGGAATTATTGTACTTCGTAGCAATTTCAAGCAGTGAAAAATTGGAATGtttccattttgaataattcgaCCGGCTGTGAAATCCTCTTCAGACTGATAGATTCCAGTTTTGcttccatatttttaatttttcgtcaTCTCTCCAATAATTTGGTACAGTAATCTGgacaaattttcgtaaatgtTAAGTAATCGCcatgaaaaggaaatttgagGAACTTTCGAGTAATTTGGATCGATTCGGACCGGAACATTCAGAAGTTCTGCAGGAACCCGGATCGTGTGACAATGAGTTTGCAAATAATGGAGATCGACTTGAACCGAAAATATCGGACATTTTCAACTAGTTagtttgatttgaaaatagaCGTGcagaaaataactaaatatcCCATAAGGTCAACTAATCTGAGTCATAATTTTGATTAACCCTTAAACAAGTATTGGTTGGTTAGCGGAAAATTTGGTCCTATCTGGACAAATTTTCGGCAACTTTTAAATCATTCGGAATAAAAAGTCTCCGTATCTTTAAAGTAATTTGGAATCTTTAGAATTTCTCGTCTATTTTGAAGGAATTTGATCTTACATGAATAGGATTTTTGCAGTTCTAatgctatacagggtatttcaaatgcgaccctcaccattgggatctcggaaactagaagagatacgaagaagattaaatgggggcaaaattgcgttatctagcgcttgatcgaatgccattttcaaaattttaattttccgagtacttccgaagatatccgagaaaaactaaaaattggagaatccatttttatttttttagcgttatttgacaagaaaggttaaatccataagcacattttcattgccactttttctcagctacacgatgacatattcagatttgccatccgacgtttcgtctttcggctaccattatcaactttattttttcttatgggcgccatattgaatttttcgacagaaaaatagtgtgtttcattctgatttcattgatataaaacttcttataatttacttttctaaaagccgaaatatttaactaaaaatgaacatttagTTGAGTTTGatacctttgaaaatcttcttccCTTCTGCTTtcatacttcattttaggtttttagtCAGTTTGGttagtttggtgcttttgaaatgttcatccaaagttttaaataatgttctatgcggctgttgtcttccCGGATATAAcgcaaaatacatttgagctgttttcgtactgtttctatcaaatttgtaatataaagtcttaacatatctcgtttctcttcatttctgaagctcattttcattggaaacctgcacacgctctaatctcgttggaggagttctgtcatatatcgcgaacaaaagaaagtctttcgatggagtcaaggccaactatgtaatatttctttttatttcaatatttcgacttttagaaaagtaaattataagaagttttatatcaatgaaattagAATGatacgcactatttttctgtcgaaaaattcaatatggcgcccataagaaaaaataaagttgataatggtagccgaaagacgaaacgtcggatggcaaatctgaatatgtcatcgtgtagctgagaaaaagtggcaatgaaaatgtgcttatggATTTAaccttccttgtcaaataacgctaaaaaaataaaaatggattctccaatttttagtttttctcggatatcttcggaagtactcggaaaattaaaattttgaaaatggcattcgatcaagcgctagataACGCAATTTTTCCCCCATTTAAtcttcttcgtatctcttctagtttccgagatcccaatggtgagggccgcatttgaaataccctgtatatatgtatattttatttacttgaaTGTGTATTACTGACAACTGTAAATATGCgactaaacaaaaatttaatgtttccaACGCATCAAAAACCTTTCGAAATTTCTCCCCAATTCTCAAAACAACAAAACGCTCTCGTGCGCAAGGTTCCTActctttgcattttaaatgcaCATTTTCTTCTTGTAAGTTGTCTCTTCTTACACTTCTGATAATCTAAATTACTTCTTCGCTCGACACCAATTTACAGGCATCAAGATGTATGTTGCTAGGTATAAGggaaaaaatagttaatttaGGGCAGCGAACGCTCGAAAAGACAAAGTTTCTTTTGTCACGCAAATGAGCAATTTCGCTTGCCTTTCCTTCTCTTTAATGCGGCCCttgatgaaatttgatattacgTTTAAGGGTTTGACAAATGTGGCTTTCAGGCGAAATCAGTAATTACTGAGATTTCTTTGCTTTGGTCTTCAGGtggttattaaattttttttgtcattacaGTTACAAATCGAAAATTGATTGATATCTTATTTGATTTATGCCTTTGATGCATTAAAAATCCAGGAAATTGCAATATTTGTTCAATTAACTAATAATGCGAAAGTTGGTAGTAGAGAAAACAAActcggaaagtaattttaatggTATCATGACATCATCTAAGGAAGATCTTTCAGGCAGGTTTTTCAGGTGTTAAAATAATGCCATTAACCAGGACCTATCAAATTCCCCCGTCAAATCAGATGACCAAAGGGATCAGAAATACTCTTTCTcgtttgtatttatttattttttctttttttgaatgCCATTTTTCATAATGTTGGAAGTAGAAACAGAAAGCAAAATTAACCTAAATTcacaagtaaaaaaatgtccCATATGGTGCCTGCTTTATGTGTCTAGGCATCAATTATGTTGCCGAATGGCTCGTTAAAAATAGGAccaattttaatggaatactGGAAACTGTTTGCTACATCCAGTCATTCCAAATCATTGGGATGAAGTGACATTTTGATTGATATTTTCGATTGTGACTGAATAGTCAACTTGCGCTGGATGATTAATGAGGACTTTGCCAATCAAAGTGACACCAAATGCAAAGTCGATTGAAATGCTTTATCAATTCTTTGTCTCCCCTTTTCTCCCTGATTTTAGCTTTAGTAAATAGCAATTTATCTTCTccatcattatttaaaattagtgtcTTCCTTTTCGTTTTCGAATTGTTCAGTTGAGCTACCCTTAGAGCAATTGGCAGGACTTCCAGACaccaaattgaaattaaatttgaagtggAACTTAAACCTGCGAATACTGGAATTGTTGAATCATCCATCAGAATTCAGCCGCATTTTTCTcagattttctacttttccaGCAAATAGGACATAAAACCTTCCAGTCCTATAAATCCCACCTAACTCCAGAATTAAGTTATCTTTACTAGACTAGTTACTTATCACGAACAACGTAATCCTTTACCATCAAACGCGACCAAGACCATAAAATTCGTTTCAGGTTTTATGGTATCGTGACACGATGCAGCTCGACACAACAGAACGAAGGATAATGGAGTCACGTGGGTCCAAATACACGCTCGTTATCCGTAAAGTGCATCGAACCGACTTTGGAAATTACACTTGCGTTGCGGACAATCAGCTGGGGAAAACGAGGAAGAGCATCCAATTAACTGGTAAGATTTATTGCCTTAAATTTATCcacaacaatgaaaaaacacTGGCCCTTCCACTATAAGGCAAACCGAAGGCGGTCACGTTCAAAAGCGCTTCAGTAGGCAGCTACAGAGAGAGCTATAACATCAGCTGGGAGGTTGAGAGCCTTAGTGCTATTGCTGAGTACGAGTTGCTGTTCAGGAGAATTCCGGAGGGGTTCACGGGGAGTGACAATGAGCATCTCCAGCCTTTATATGATCAAAATTATAGACAatcagtatttaaaaatgtaagttttcaGTGTTTCTCCTATCAATATCACTGATACTCTCGAGACTGTCATGAGCTAAACTAGAGTTCTCTCAAAACGCTAATTCTCTCTTGTAGCAAAGTCGAACGTACTCAGCTGTAGGCTACAGTGTAGGTTTCGGCTACTCCCGGTCATCCAAGGGTCACTCCGACTGGAGAAATGTAATTCTGCCAGCGTCCAGAGTGTCCAACAACGGATTCCAGACTATGAGCTATGTGATTCGCGGACTGGAGCCTGGCCAGCAATATGAGGCCAAAGTACAGGCTAGAAATAAGTTTGGTTGGAGTCCCATGTCCAAGGCTTTCAACTTCCAGACATCAGATAGAGGTTTGTTGGTTTAATTgttgtggtttttttttataactttttcgGTGCTTTCCAGATGCTGCTTTCACGGATATACggcattattataataaaaacggTGAGTTAAGTTCAAGAGTGTTGAAAGGAAATTCATGCGGTTTTGTTGCAGAGCCCAGCACCCTGGAAGGTTTTTTTGGAATCGGGACATCCAGTGCTGCAACTGTTGCGAAGGCGTGTATACCAATGGGGATTTTGGTGTTGTTGGTCTTAAGGAGATTAAGCTAAATAACAAATGGATAAAGAGTTTTAGGCCAAAATCCACTTGggatgtaaatattaaaatacatatttttaaatctaattagaataattaattgaTGAGTTTTATGAGCTTTTTTTAGGATGAACTGTGCAAGAAGAAAGTCTcaaaaatgcagttaaacaataatttatgcTACATACTTATAGATGATGATTTTCCAGAAGTCAATATAGATGTTTCTTATAAATGATGTAAAAGAACAGGTAGAAATGTTGCTTAAATGTGGGtccaataaaaattcatagttTCGCCattattgctaaaattttataatagaagttaattttaagttgAATTTTGAACACGCAAAAACTGTTGATAGTTATCAAAGC encodes the following:
- the LOC136415232 gene encoding limbic system-associated membrane protein-like — translated: MKEAFLLLLLSLMEGSCQANIKVDPATLPTFLTSSQVFKVKDGDRVVLPCEVTNPGPYVLAWKKGIAVLSAGSVKVSPDPRVQLINGFNLEIREVGQQDAGDYVCQIGTLEPREITHTLEVLVPPRIIHVSSNGRVEVKKGSSVFLECRAEGNPTPKITWSRKNNLLPGGDQTVIASVLTMDKVDRHHAGTYQCTASNGIGPEAFKQVVLHVLYPPEISVENPVVHSAEGLEAQLVCIVHGENQPEVLWYRDTMQLDTTERRIMESRGSKYTLVIRKVHRTDFGNYTCVADNQLGKTRKSIQLTGKPKAVTFKSASVGSYRESYNISWEVESLSAIAEYELLFRRIPEGFTGSDNEHLQPLYDQNYRQSVFKNQSRTYSAVGYSVGFGYSRSSKGHSDWRNVILPASRVSNNGFQTMSYVIRGLEPGQQYEAKVQARNKFGWSPMSKAFNFQTSDRDAAFTDIRHYYNKNEPSTLEGFFGIGTSSAATVAKACIPMGILVLLVLRRLS